A genomic stretch from Nocardia wallacei includes:
- a CDS encoding flavin-containing monooxygenase has protein sequence MPATTPSVIIIGAGFGGLGMALELQRNGFGAFTILERAADLGGVWRENTYPGAACDVPSPLYSFSFEPRPDWPHRYSGRGDIHDYLRAIADKHRLLERIRFGAEVTEAAFDEATGRWTVRTADGADYTADVVVSAVGQLSRPRLPDIPGRETFAGPAFHSAQWDHSVELTGKRVAVIGTGASAIQFVPAIQPEVARLTLFQRTAAWVVRRTDREYRPVHHTLFRHVPGLRLAQRLWVWCFLEFLSLGLASIPPIRRIATWLGHRALRHDVPDPALRAKLTPDYPVLCKRVLFSNEYYPALTRPNVDVVTTGIAEIVPGGIRTTDGEVHPADVIVYGTGFKGSEFLWPMRVTGRGGVELDRVWTGGARAYLGMAVPGFPNLFLMYGPNTNLGIGSIVYMIECQARYIRHALSYLAAHPGRGLEVRPAVARAFDEHTQRRLRRTPWTHCSSWYRNAAGRITNNWPGTVTSYRLRTRRLNPADYDLVTPS, from the coding sequence ATGCCCGCGACAACGCCGTCGGTCATCATCATCGGCGCCGGATTCGGTGGCCTGGGCATGGCACTGGAACTGCAGCGCAACGGATTCGGCGCGTTCACCATCCTGGAACGCGCCGCCGATCTGGGCGGGGTGTGGCGGGAGAACACCTATCCCGGCGCCGCCTGCGACGTACCCTCGCCGCTGTATTCGTTCTCGTTCGAGCCGCGGCCGGACTGGCCGCACCGCTACTCCGGGCGCGGCGACATCCACGATTATCTGCGCGCGATCGCCGACAAGCACCGCCTGCTGGAGCGGATCCGGTTCGGCGCCGAGGTCACCGAGGCGGCGTTCGACGAGGCCACCGGCCGGTGGACCGTGCGCACCGCCGACGGCGCGGACTACACCGCCGACGTGGTCGTCTCCGCGGTCGGCCAGTTGTCGCGGCCGCGGCTGCCCGATATCCCCGGACGCGAGACCTTCGCCGGTCCCGCCTTCCACTCGGCGCAGTGGGACCACTCGGTGGAGCTGACCGGCAAACGCGTCGCCGTCATCGGAACCGGGGCCAGCGCAATCCAATTCGTGCCGGCGATCCAGCCGGAAGTGGCGCGGTTGACGCTGTTCCAGCGCACCGCGGCCTGGGTGGTGCGCCGCACCGACCGCGAATACCGGCCCGTGCACCACACCCTGTTCCGGCACGTGCCGGGTCTGCGCCTGGCCCAGCGGCTGTGGGTGTGGTGCTTTCTGGAATTCCTCTCGCTGGGCCTGGCCTCGATTCCGCCCATCCGCCGGATCGCCACCTGGCTCGGCCATCGGGCGCTGCGCCACGACGTGCCCGACCCGGCCCTGCGCGCCAAACTGACCCCGGACTATCCGGTGCTGTGCAAGCGCGTGCTGTTCTCCAACGAGTACTACCCGGCCCTCACCCGGCCGAATGTGGACGTGGTGACCACGGGCATCGCCGAGATCGTGCCCGGCGGGATCCGCACCACCGACGGCGAGGTGCATCCCGCCGACGTGATCGTCTACGGCACCGGCTTCAAGGGCAGCGAATTCCTTTGGCCCATGCGCGTCACCGGACGCGGCGGGGTGGAGCTGGACCGGGTGTGGACCGGCGGCGCCCGCGCCTACCTGGGCATGGCGGTACCCGGGTTCCCCAACCTGTTCCTGATGTACGGGCCCAACACCAACCTCGGCATCGGCTCGATCGTCTACATGATCGAGTGCCAGGCCCGCTATATCCGTCACGCCCTGAGCTACCTCGCCGCCCATCCCGGCCGCGGCCTCGAGGTCCGGCCCGCCGTCGCGCGCGCATTCGACGAGCACACCCAACGCCGCCTGCGACGCACGCCGTGGACCCACTGCAGCAGCTGGTACCGCAACGCCGCCGGGCGCATCACCAACAACTGGCCCGGCACCGTCACCTCCTACCGGTTGCGCACCCGGCGGCTGAACCCCGCCGACTACGACCTCGTAACCCCATCTTGA
- a CDS encoding lipase family protein — translation MGSGHKGSAYRAGSALAVFAVTVVLAVLPVPVARADIPFPDDDPFYAAPGDLAQQPNGAVLGSRPISLLDLPIPVSAWQIRYRTTDSADRPLLDVATVIVSPMPYPGPRPLLSYQVAEDSLGTRCAPSFALRGGRDPGVVNTMLDLPFLTETLRRGWAVVVGDYEGPRSRFFDGPTAGRAVLDGIRAARSFPPAAVGGGPVGAWGYSGGAFATLWAAELRSRYAPDVRFAGISAGGVPTDIPAIAQRVDGGVQAGLALLILMALARNDPDSGLLGLLNDRGRALLAENATACGSDLVPKYAGARVDDFAAVPNVLAHPVFRAVAAAHELGATPPDTPMYLYHGITDDLIPVAGFTRLVENYCAGGANLTAVHSPFPTHNGAAIGEALGGMNYLSDRFAGVPQPAGCVVR, via the coding sequence ATGGGTTCGGGGCACAAGGGGTCGGCGTACCGGGCAGGCTCCGCTCTGGCTGTCTTCGCGGTGACGGTGGTGCTGGCCGTGCTGCCGGTTCCCGTCGCGCGAGCGGATATTCCGTTCCCGGACGACGACCCGTTCTACGCGGCGCCGGGCGATCTCGCGCAGCAGCCCAACGGCGCGGTGCTGGGGTCGCGGCCGATCTCGCTGCTCGATCTGCCGATTCCGGTGTCCGCCTGGCAGATTCGCTATCGGACCACCGACTCGGCGGATCGCCCGCTGCTCGATGTGGCGACGGTGATCGTCTCGCCGATGCCGTATCCGGGCCCGCGGCCGCTGCTGTCCTACCAGGTGGCCGAGGACAGCTTGGGCACCCGGTGCGCGCCGTCGTTCGCCCTGCGCGGCGGCCGCGACCCGGGCGTGGTGAACACCATGCTGGATCTGCCGTTCCTGACCGAGACGCTGCGGCGGGGCTGGGCGGTGGTGGTCGGCGACTACGAGGGGCCGCGCTCGCGCTTCTTCGACGGTCCGACCGCCGGACGCGCCGTGCTGGACGGGATTCGGGCGGCGCGCTCGTTCCCGCCTGCCGCGGTCGGCGGCGGCCCGGTCGGCGCTTGGGGTTACTCGGGCGGCGCGTTCGCGACCCTGTGGGCGGCGGAGCTGCGCTCGCGGTACGCGCCGGACGTGCGGTTCGCGGGCATCAGCGCGGGCGGCGTTCCGACCGATATCCCGGCGATCGCGCAGCGGGTCGACGGGGGAGTGCAGGCGGGTCTGGCGCTGCTGATCCTGATGGCGCTGGCGCGCAACGATCCCGATTCCGGCCTGCTCGGGTTGCTGAACGACCGAGGCCGCGCTCTGCTGGCGGAGAACGCGACCGCGTGCGGGTCCGATCTGGTCCCCAAGTACGCCGGGGCGCGCGTGGACGATTTCGCCGCTGTCCCGAATGTGCTGGCACATCCCGTCTTCCGGGCCGTGGCGGCGGCGCACGAACTCGGTGCGACACCCCCCGATACCCCGATGTACCTGTATCACGGCATCACCGACGATCTGATTCCCGTGGCCGGATTCACCCGGCTCGTCGAGAACTATTGCGCCGGGGGCGCGAATCTCACCGCCGTGCACTCACCGTTCCCGACCCACAACGGCGCCGCTATCGGCGAGGCGTTGGGTGGCATGAACTATCTTTCCGACCGTTTCGCGGGAGTGCCGCAGCCGGCGGGCTGTGTCGTTCGCTGA
- a CDS encoding energy-coupling factor transporter transmembrane component T family protein — protein MSTVLLRQVPVDSPVHRMWAGTKMIAAFLISVLLMVLPSWPVIGMTVLFLVVIGLVARLPLGTLPRLPWWFWAMLVVGALVNVPVGGAAVLRYAQVVVFGLVLVTTSFLIAWTTPMGEIAPALATLGAPLRKLRIPVDEWAVVVALTLRGLPLLLDEMRVLRAARRLRPKDSALQRAAVNPLLDILTAAMAVATRRAGELGEAITARGGTGQLTAHPTGPGRRDAIALAVVVVVCAGAVLVDVLT, from the coding sequence ATGAGTACCGTGCTGCTGCGCCAGGTTCCGGTCGACAGCCCCGTGCACCGGATGTGGGCCGGGACGAAGATGATCGCGGCGTTCCTGATCAGCGTGCTGCTGATGGTGCTGCCGTCGTGGCCGGTGATCGGCATGACGGTGCTCTTCCTGGTGGTCATCGGGCTGGTGGCACGGCTGCCGCTGGGGACGCTGCCGCGACTGCCGTGGTGGTTCTGGGCCATGTTGGTGGTCGGTGCGCTGGTCAATGTTCCGGTCGGCGGCGCGGCCGTGCTGCGGTACGCGCAGGTGGTGGTGTTCGGCCTGGTCCTGGTGACCACCTCGTTCCTGATCGCCTGGACCACGCCGATGGGCGAGATCGCCCCGGCGCTCGCGACCCTGGGCGCGCCCCTGCGAAAACTGCGCATCCCGGTCGACGAGTGGGCCGTCGTCGTGGCGCTCACCCTGCGCGGGCTGCCGCTGCTGCTGGACGAGATGCGGGTGCTGCGGGCCGCACGCAGATTGCGGCCCAAGGATTCGGCGCTGCAGCGCGCGGCGGTGAATCCGCTGCTGGACATCCTGACCGCCGCGATGGCGGTCGCCACCCGCCGGGCCGGGGAATTGGGTGAGGCGATCACCGCCCGCGGCGGCACCGGCCAGCTCACCGCGCATCCCACCGGGCCCGGTCGGCGCGACGCGATCGCGCTGGCCGTGGTGGTCGTGGTCTGCGCGGGCGCGGTCCTGGTGGACGTTCTCACCTAG
- a CDS encoding aldo/keto reductase, giving the protein MTFRSETSAVPSIILNDGNVIPKLGFGVFQVPETEAFRTVTAALETGYRSIDTAAAYGNEAEVGQAIRDSGLPRDEVFVTTKLWNSDQGYDSTLNAFETSMRRLGLDYLDLYLIHWPVAGADRYIDTFRAFQALKSQGRIGSIGVSNFNRDHLERVIGETGETPAVNQIELHPSLAQAELRAFHAEHGIATEAWSPLGQGAELKNPTVTEIAREIGRTPAQVIIRWHLQLGNVVIPKSVTPARIRENFDVFSFELTTEQMARITALDAGTRVGPDPATFAVGLED; this is encoded by the coding sequence GTGACCTTTCGCAGCGAGACCAGCGCAGTCCCGTCGATAATCCTCAACGACGGCAATGTGATCCCGAAGCTCGGTTTCGGTGTGTTCCAGGTACCCGAAACCGAGGCCTTCCGCACGGTGACCGCGGCCCTCGAGACCGGTTACCGCAGCATCGATACGGCCGCCGCGTACGGCAACGAGGCCGAGGTGGGGCAGGCGATCCGGGACTCCGGACTGCCGCGTGACGAGGTCTTCGTCACCACAAAACTGTGGAATTCCGATCAGGGCTACGACTCGACGCTGAATGCCTTCGAGACGAGCATGCGGCGACTGGGTCTGGATTACCTGGACCTGTATCTGATCCACTGGCCGGTCGCGGGGGCCGACCGCTACATCGACACCTTCCGGGCGTTCCAGGCGCTGAAGTCGCAGGGCCGGATCGGCTCCATCGGGGTGTCCAACTTCAACCGCGACCATCTGGAGCGGGTGATCGGGGAGACCGGCGAGACCCCGGCGGTGAACCAGATCGAACTGCACCCCAGCCTGGCCCAGGCGGAGCTGCGCGCGTTCCACGCCGAGCACGGCATCGCGACCGAGGCGTGGAGCCCGCTCGGGCAGGGCGCCGAACTGAAGAACCCGACGGTCACCGAGATCGCGCGGGAGATCGGCCGCACCCCCGCGCAGGTGATCATTCGCTGGCATCTGCAACTGGGCAATGTCGTCATCCCGAAGTCGGTGACGCCCGCCCGGATCCGGGAGAACTTCGACGTGTTCTCCTTCGAGCTGACGACCGAACAGATGGCCCGGATCACCGCCCTCGACGCGGGCACCCGCGTCGGTCCCGACCCGGCTACGTTCGCGGTCGGCTTGGAAGACTGA
- a CDS encoding acetyl-coenzyme A carboxylase carboxyl transferase subunits beta/alpha: protein MTISARELLGELLDPDSFVGWDRPPIEVDADARYRAERRAAAERSGADESVLTGAGRLRGRPVAVIACEFGFLAGSIGVAAAERIVTAIERATELGLPLVASPTSGGTRMQEGTVAFVQMVKIAGAVAAHKAAGHPYLVYLRHPTMGGVFASWGSLGHMTFAEPGALIGFLGPRVYEALYGRPFPPGVQTAENLYRNGVIDGVVPVRVFRRIAHRVLNVTSATAVPGPAPAPPDPKALRDNGTKAVAVMYGGAAATSEHSQSPTPATPAEADATDRAETAVPESFSERSTRDTLPTPVDSKAVGSAEPASHQHVSEVEATWRSVARSRRPDRPGIRELLRHTTDRVPLSGTGQGESDRTVVHALARLRGQPCVVFGHDRAGQTGENTMGPAALREARRSMHLAAELRLPLVLVIDTAGAALSREAEERGLAPEIARCLADLVTLATPTISVLLGQGSGGGALALLPADRVLAARHSWLAPLPPEGASAIVHRDTEHAAELAAAQRIRAADLLADGIVDRIVPEHSDAADEPVDFARRMVAALAEELSRLRARPSHELAAARHLRYRRLGLPRP, encoded by the coding sequence GTGACGATCTCGGCGCGCGAACTACTCGGCGAACTGCTGGACCCGGATTCGTTCGTCGGGTGGGACCGGCCGCCGATCGAGGTCGACGCCGATGCACGCTACCGCGCCGAGCGGCGTGCGGCGGCCGAGCGGTCCGGCGCCGACGAATCGGTGCTCACCGGTGCCGGGCGATTGCGGGGACGGCCGGTCGCCGTGATCGCCTGCGAATTCGGCTTTCTCGCCGGGTCGATCGGGGTGGCGGCGGCCGAACGGATCGTGACCGCGATCGAACGGGCCACCGAACTCGGGCTGCCGCTGGTGGCCTCGCCCACCTCCGGCGGCACCCGAATGCAGGAGGGCACCGTGGCCTTCGTGCAGATGGTGAAGATCGCGGGCGCGGTGGCGGCGCACAAGGCGGCCGGGCACCCGTACCTGGTGTATCTGCGCCACCCGACGATGGGCGGGGTGTTCGCCTCGTGGGGTTCACTGGGGCACATGACCTTCGCCGAGCCGGGCGCCCTGATCGGGTTCCTCGGCCCCCGGGTCTACGAGGCCCTTTACGGCCGGCCGTTCCCGCCGGGCGTCCAGACCGCCGAGAACCTCTACCGCAACGGAGTGATCGACGGCGTGGTCCCGGTCCGCGTCTTCCGCCGGATCGCGCACCGCGTACTGAACGTGACCAGCGCTACCGCCGTCCCCGGACCGGCGCCCGCGCCTCCGGATCCGAAGGCGTTGCGCGACAACGGAACAAAGGCAGTGGCAGTTATGTACGGCGGGGCGGCAGCCACATCCGAACACTCCCAGTCGCCCACCCCCGCGACACCAGCGGAAGCGGACGCCACCGACCGCGCTGAAACCGCTGTTCCTGAATCTTTCTCGGAGCGCTCGACGCGGGACACCCTCCCTACGCCGGTGGACTCGAAGGCGGTCGGATCGGCGGAACCCGCTTCACACCAACACGTTTCGGAGGTCGAGGCGACATGGCGGTCGGTGGCGCGCTCCCGGCGGCCGGATCGGCCCGGGATTCGGGAGTTGTTGCGCCACACGACGGATCGGGTACCGCTCAGCGGGACGGGACAGGGTGAATCGGATCGCACCGTGGTGCACGCGCTCGCACGGCTGCGCGGCCAGCCGTGTGTGGTCTTCGGGCACGACCGGGCCGGGCAGACCGGGGAGAACACCATGGGCCCGGCCGCGCTGCGGGAGGCCCGGCGCAGCATGCATCTGGCGGCGGAGCTGCGATTGCCGCTGGTCCTGGTGATCGATACGGCCGGGGCGGCGCTGTCCCGCGAGGCCGAGGAGCGCGGCCTGGCACCCGAGATCGCGCGCTGCCTGGCCGACCTCGTCACGCTGGCGACGCCGACGATCTCGGTGCTGCTCGGGCAGGGCAGCGGCGGTGGCGCGCTGGCGCTGCTCCCGGCCGACCGCGTGCTCGCCGCCCGGCACTCCTGGCTGGCGCCGCTGCCCCCGGAGGGCGCCAGCGCCATCGTGCACCGCGACACCGAGCACGCCGCGGAACTGGCTGCCGCCCAACGCATCCGGGCCGCCGACCTGCTGGCGGACGGCATCGTCGACCGCATCGTCCCCGAGCACTCCGACGCCGCCGACGAACCCGTCGACTTCGCCCGCCGCATGGTCGCCGCCCTCGCCGAGGAACTGTCGCGGCTGCGCGCACGGCCGTCACACGAACTGGCCGCCGCCCGCCACCTGCGCTACCGGCGACTCGGCTTGCCCCGGCCCTGA
- a CDS encoding enoyl-CoA hydratase: protein MLGVSRDGDVVTIELQRPERRNALNLELVGLLREAVTTAAADARVIVLTGQGPIFSAGADLSGVYSQEFLDALMEMLRTLETIPVPVISAINGGALGAGVQLSLASDLRVMSPESYIAIPAAKLGISVDRWTIRRLVALIGGGPARTVLLGAEPVTASDAYAFGFANRIGTLADAQAWAKSIAELAPLSLRHLKLVFNDDGTRGEDSPEQRAALEAAWRSDDAKEAKLAREQKRSAKFAGR from the coding sequence TTGCTCGGAGTCAGCCGCGATGGTGACGTGGTCACCATCGAACTGCAGCGCCCGGAGCGCCGCAACGCCCTCAACCTGGAGTTGGTCGGGCTGCTGCGGGAAGCCGTCACGACCGCTGCGGCGGACGCCCGCGTCATCGTGCTGACCGGCCAGGGCCCGATCTTCAGCGCGGGGGCGGACCTGTCCGGCGTGTACTCCCAGGAGTTCCTCGACGCCCTGATGGAGATGCTGCGCACGCTCGAGACGATTCCGGTGCCGGTGATCTCGGCGATCAACGGCGGCGCGCTCGGCGCCGGCGTCCAGCTGTCGCTGGCCTCGGACCTGCGGGTGATGAGCCCCGAGTCCTACATCGCCATCCCGGCCGCGAAACTCGGCATCTCCGTGGACCGCTGGACGATCCGCCGCCTGGTGGCGCTGATCGGCGGCGGCCCGGCGCGCACGGTCCTGCTGGGCGCCGAGCCCGTAACCGCAAGTGACGCTTACGCTTTCGGTTTCGCCAACCGCATCGGCACGCTCGCCGACGCGCAGGCGTGGGCGAAGTCGATCGCCGAACTGGCGCCGCTGTCGTTACGTCATCTCAAGCTGGTGTTCAACGACGACGGCACCCGCGGCGAGGACAGTCCGGAGCAGCGGGCCGCACTGGAGGCCGCCTGGCGCAGCGACGACGCCAAGGAGGCCAAGCTGGCCCGCGAGCAGAAGCGCTCGGCGAAGTTCGCGGGGCGCTGA
- a CDS encoding ABC transporter ATP-binding protein translates to MTAPPQPGTGPTPVHGPLRPIELATGAVLGGVTVGLVTLGSVIPFAAALNLVAAVPLGLLAHRYRLRAIVTTTVAATLVTFVAGGLVPAITVVSAATLGGIVGSVKRRRGGLAAVLGLSVVAGLIWSAVILGWLLIFSTARNLLFDNIRNASRGFENLAGQARLAGAGHAVADLADLILRWWWVFVGAGVLGGMVATALFSWYALGSVLDRLAWLPGVDRLDAPVDDRPVQPLPVTLRDVSFRYPGARTEALAGIDLTVRVGEFVAVVGHNGSGKSTLTRVLAGRPPTGGTVERPGSAGLGVLGGTALVLQRPESQTLGVLVADDVVWGLPPELAAQVDVEALLREVGLGGLGRAETATLSGGQQQRLAVAAALARKPALLIADEATSMIDPDGRRELVALLAALPQRHPMAVVLVTHHEADAAAADRVVHLAGGHQVERLPAWPRPVRAARRRPVGEPLLELRGVRHTYNRGTPWSAAALHGVDLTVRRGEALLVVGGNGSGKSTLAWIMAGLIVPTGGTCTLREHTRIRPVHKRIGAVELAFQHSRLQLQRQTVGAEIEDWGGSGTGSGAVGRALDAVGLDRMLASRSIESLSGGQAKRVVLAAIVAARPQVVVLDEPLAGLDPEGRAEVVELLARLRDSGLTLIVISHDVADMAAVCDRTVHLRSGLILETAQHTVAATGERRPESVTEPTATFARLRIQRPRAPGDPS, encoded by the coding sequence GTGACCGCTCCACCCCAGCCCGGGACCGGGCCGACGCCCGTGCACGGTCCGCTGCGCCCCATCGAGCTGGCCACCGGAGCGGTGCTCGGCGGCGTCACCGTCGGGCTGGTGACCCTGGGTTCGGTGATCCCGTTCGCGGCGGCGCTGAATCTCGTCGCCGCCGTGCCGCTGGGCCTGCTCGCGCATCGCTACCGGTTGCGCGCCATCGTCACCACGACGGTCGCGGCGACGCTGGTGACGTTCGTCGCGGGCGGGCTGGTCCCGGCGATCACCGTGGTCAGCGCGGCGACCCTGGGCGGCATCGTCGGCAGCGTCAAGCGGCGGCGCGGTGGTCTGGCGGCGGTGCTCGGGCTCTCGGTCGTCGCCGGACTGATCTGGTCCGCGGTGATCCTGGGCTGGCTGCTGATCTTCTCCACGGCACGAAACTTGTTGTTCGACAACATCCGCAACGCGTCGCGCGGGTTCGAGAACCTGGCCGGGCAGGCCCGGCTGGCGGGCGCCGGACATGCGGTCGCCGATCTCGCTGACCTGATCCTGCGCTGGTGGTGGGTCTTCGTCGGCGCCGGTGTGCTCGGCGGCATGGTGGCGACAGCGCTCTTCTCCTGGTACGCGCTGGGTTCGGTGCTGGACCGGCTGGCCTGGCTGCCCGGCGTGGACCGGCTCGACGCACCCGTCGACGACCGGCCGGTGCAACCGCTGCCGGTGACGCTGCGTGATGTGTCGTTCCGCTACCCGGGCGCGCGGACCGAGGCGCTGGCCGGGATCGACCTCACCGTGCGGGTCGGCGAATTCGTCGCCGTGGTCGGGCACAACGGATCGGGCAAGTCGACGCTGACCCGCGTGCTGGCCGGGCGGCCGCCGACCGGCGGCACCGTGGAACGGCCCGGATCGGCCGGGCTGGGCGTGCTCGGCGGCACCGCGCTGGTGCTGCAGCGGCCCGAGAGCCAGACGCTGGGCGTGCTGGTCGCCGACGACGTGGTGTGGGGGCTGCCACCCGAACTCGCCGCGCAGGTCGATGTCGAGGCGCTGTTGCGGGAGGTCGGACTGGGCGGGCTCGGCCGGGCCGAGACCGCGACGCTGTCCGGCGGTCAGCAGCAGCGCCTGGCCGTCGCCGCCGCCCTCGCCCGCAAACCGGCGCTGCTCATCGCCGACGAGGCCACCTCGATGATCGATCCGGACGGCCGCCGCGAACTGGTCGCGCTGCTCGCCGCGCTGCCGCAGCGGCATCCGATGGCGGTCGTGCTGGTCACCCACCACGAGGCCGACGCGGCGGCCGCCGATCGCGTGGTGCATCTGGCGGGCGGACATCAGGTCGAGCGGCTGCCGGCCTGGCCGCGCCCGGTGCGGGCCGCCCGCCGCCGCCCGGTGGGCGAGCCGCTGCTGGAACTGCGCGGGGTGCGGCACACCTACAACCGCGGCACGCCGTGGTCGGCCGCGGCGCTGCACGGCGTCGACCTCACGGTGCGGCGCGGCGAGGCGCTGCTCGTGGTGGGCGGCAACGGTTCCGGCAAGTCGACGCTGGCGTGGATCATGGCCGGGCTGATCGTCCCGACCGGCGGTACCTGCACGCTGCGCGAGCACACCCGGATCCGGCCGGTGCACAAGCGAATCGGGGCCGTGGAACTGGCCTTCCAGCATTCCCGGCTGCAATTGCAGCGGCAGACGGTGGGCGCGGAGATCGAGGACTGGGGCGGCAGCGGCACCGGCTCCGGCGCGGTCGGGCGGGCGCTCGACGCGGTGGGCCTGGACCGGATGCTGGCCTCGCGGTCCATCGAATCACTGTCCGGCGGGCAGGCCAAGCGGGTCGTGCTGGCCGCGATCGTGGCGGCCCGGCCGCAGGTCGTGGTGCTGGACGAGCCGCTGGCCGGGCTGGATCCGGAGGGCCGCGCCGAGGTGGTGGAACTGCTCGCCCGACTGCGTGATTCGGGGTTGACCCTGATCGTCATCTCGCACGATGTCGCCGATATGGCGGCCGTGTGCGACCGGACGGTGCACTTGCGGTCCGGGCTCATCCTGGAGACCGCGCAGCACACCGTCGCCGCGACCGGCGAGCGCCGTCCCGAGTCGGTCACCGAGCCGACCGCCACCTTCGCGCGCCTGCGCATCCAGCGCCCCCGAGCACCCGGAGATCCCTCATGA
- a CDS encoding ammonium transporter — MKLRKFTAAALPVVVGVAVGAGTVHASPATPDVRYETTLVGNTVQTTLHGGFFEVSSDERTVDVKSADGNTLVTLPLSIRQDGLEYPLPHAVRSEGRVLELTAVKNAAAARPAPATPVASLMENQLAMQSFGSQFGIATAVGGFIGTALGALAGLVFGLAVLPLEPATILTGAAIGGIIGTVVAGGPTLIIAGIDLLSTLSAPPGTTKWMDATGR; from the coding sequence ATGAAACTGCGCAAATTCACCGCTGCGGCGCTGCCGGTGGTCGTGGGTGTTGCCGTGGGGGCCGGCACCGTCCACGCATCCCCGGCCACGCCCGATGTGCGCTATGAGACGACCCTGGTCGGCAATACGGTCCAGACCACCCTGCACGGCGGGTTCTTCGAAGTGTCGAGTGACGAGCGGACCGTCGACGTCAAGTCGGCCGACGGCAATACGCTGGTCACACTGCCGCTCTCGATCCGCCAGGACGGCTTGGAATACCCGCTGCCGCACGCGGTGCGCTCGGAGGGGCGGGTACTGGAGCTCACCGCCGTCAAGAACGCGGCCGCGGCCCGGCCCGCTCCGGCGACGCCGGTGGCCTCGCTGATGGAGAACCAGCTCGCCATGCAGTCGTTCGGATCGCAGTTCGGCATCGCCACGGCGGTCGGCGGATTCATCGGCACGGCGCTGGGAGCATTGGCCGGTTTGGTCTTCGGCTTGGCGGTGCTGCCCTTGGAACCGGCTACAATCCTCACCGGTGCGGCCATCGGGGGCATCATCGGCACCGTGGTCGCGGGCGGCCCGACCTTGATCATCGCGGGCATAGATCTCCTGAGCACCCTGTCCGCTCCGCCGGGCACGACCAAGTGGATGGACGCTACCGGCCGCTGA
- a CDS encoding FAD-dependent oxidoreductase, with product MTPVTAPDFEILVIGAGQAGLSAGYHLRRLGLRPERDFLIVDHAPGPGGAWQFRWPSLTLSTVNRVHDLPGMSFAETLPEGSATTRAATAVPHYFAVYEQRYDLRVHRPVSVRVVCDRATPATCPDRQVDGLLHAETEEPAGRPAGELRVRGLINATGTWEKPFIPYYPGAETFAGRQLHAHDYRTAEEFAGKHVVVVGAGVTAVQLLDEISRVTTTTWVSRTEPRWREGPFTPDAGRAAVALVEERVRRGLPPRSVVSVTGLPVDERVRAARARGALDWHPMFRNIESDGVRWADGTLQRAQVILWATGFRSALDHLAPLRLRGPGGGITMTGRLATQVAADPRIHLLGYGPSASTIGANRAGRAAAVELAGHLGLRNR from the coding sequence GTGACGCCGGTGACCGCACCCGATTTCGAGATCCTGGTGATCGGCGCCGGGCAGGCGGGGTTGTCCGCCGGATATCACCTGCGGCGGCTGGGATTGCGACCCGAACGGGACTTTCTCATCGTCGATCACGCACCGGGACCGGGTGGGGCCTGGCAGTTCCGCTGGCCGTCGCTGACGCTGAGCACCGTGAACCGGGTGCACGACCTGCCCGGCATGTCGTTCGCCGAGACGTTGCCGGAGGGTTCGGCGACCACGCGGGCGGCGACCGCGGTGCCGCACTACTTCGCGGTGTACGAGCAGCGCTACGACCTGCGGGTGCACCGCCCGGTCTCGGTGCGCGTGGTCTGCGATCGCGCCACTCCGGCCACCTGCCCCGACCGACAGGTCGACGGCCTGCTGCACGCCGAGACGGAGGAACCCGCCGGAAGACCGGCCGGGGAACTGCGGGTGCGCGGGCTGATCAACGCGACGGGGACATGGGAGAAGCCGTTCATTCCCTACTACCCCGGCGCGGAGACGTTCGCGGGGCGGCAGTTACACGCGCACGACTACCGCACGGCCGAGGAGTTCGCGGGCAAGCATGTCGTGGTGGTCGGGGCGGGCGTGACGGCGGTGCAACTGCTGGACGAGATCTCGCGGGTGACGACCACGACGTGGGTGTCACGCACCGAACCACGCTGGCGGGAGGGGCCGTTCACGCCCGATGCGGGCCGCGCGGCCGTGGCGCTGGTCGAGGAGCGGGTGCGGCGCGGGCTCCCGCCGCGGTCGGTGGTGTCGGTGACCGGATTGCCGGTGGACGAGCGCGTCCGCGCGGCGCGGGCGCGCGGGGCGTTGGACTGGCATCCGATGTTCCGGAACATCGAGAGCGACGGGGTGCGCTGGGCCGACGGCACCCTCCAGCGCGCCCAGGTGATCCTGTGGGCCACGGGTTTCCGCAGCGCGCTCGACCACCTCGCGCCGCTGCGCTTGCGCGGCCCGGGCGGCGGCATCACCATGACGGGCCGGCTGGCCACCCAGGTGGCCGCGGATCCGCGGATCCACCTGCTCGGCTACGGTCCCTCGGCGAGCACGATCGGGGCCAATCGAGCGGGCCGGGCCGCCGCGGTGGAACTCGCCGGTCACCTCGGACTTCGGAACCGGTAG